A single window of Jeotgalibacillus haloalkalitolerans DNA harbors:
- the motS gene encoding flagellar motor protein MotS, whose protein sequence is MAGRKRFVSASHPENNTPKWMVTFADFMMLILVFFILLFSISQVDEAKFDSLTQAFKNQGIFDQSETIIPFDEEWLEEEIREDIELQELYRNINAFLEENNLTEQVTASETDRGVVITLQEQVLFDSGRAELLPEAEPVLQKVGDLLEDIPNFVRIEGHTDNRPIQTAVYPSNWELSGARASSVVRYMQERYQISSERFAAVGYGDTRPVAANDGPEGWAMNRRVEVVILNQYLDEGEAQ, encoded by the coding sequence ATGGCAGGGCGTAAAAGGTTTGTTTCAGCCTCTCACCCTGAAAATAATACGCCTAAATGGATGGTTACATTTGCAGATTTTATGATGCTGATTCTCGTATTCTTTATTCTGTTATTCTCTATTTCACAAGTGGATGAGGCAAAGTTTGATTCTTTGACCCAGGCCTTTAAAAATCAGGGAATTTTTGATCAGTCAGAGACAATTATTCCTTTTGACGAAGAATGGCTCGAAGAAGAAATCAGGGAAGACATTGAATTACAGGAGCTGTACCGTAATATTAATGCGTTTCTTGAAGAAAATAATCTGACTGAACAGGTAACAGCATCAGAGACAGACCGGGGAGTGGTCATTACACTGCAGGAGCAGGTACTATTTGATTCAGGACGTGCAGAGCTGCTTCCGGAAGCAGAACCTGTACTGCAAAAGGTAGGTGATCTGCTTGAAGATATTCCTAACTTTGTCCGGATCGAGGGACATACTGACAACAGACCGATTCAGACTGCTGTCTATCCTTCAAACTGGGAGCTCTCCGGCGCAAGAGCGAGCAGCGTAGTGAGGTATATGCAGGAGAGGTATCAAATCAGCTCAGAACGCTTTGCGGCGGTCGGGTATGGTGATACAAGGCCTGTGGCAGCTAATGACGGTCCTGAAGGCTGGGCGATGAACAGAAGAGTTGAAGTTGTCATTTTGAATCAGTACCTTGATGAAGGTGAAGCGCAATAA
- a CDS encoding acetoin utilization protein AcuC, whose protein sequence is MAKPSKFSSVEKDAVFIYSDDLLNYRFSEDHPFNQKRLQLTLDLLKFSGAISESDIVPPRLATDEELNLIHDMSYIEAVKMAGRGELSREKAENFGLGTEDTPIFKDMHEASARLVGGTLTAVDLVMEGKALHALNLGGGLHHGFRGKASGFCIYNDSSVAIRYMQEKYNARVLYIDTDAHHGDGVQWSFYDDPTSCTLSLHETGRYLFPGTGAVNERGHGKGYGYSFNIPLDAFTEDESFLEAYERSFREVIEFFKPDVILTQNGADAHCLDPLTHLSSTMRIYEEIPKLAHELAHKYCDGKWIAVGGGGYDIWRVVPRAWSRIWMEMTGKYPESGDLPEEWLDKWQLSSPVPLIKTWHDPEGIYQGIPRKKEITEKNAQTVEKALYPIQKSKKI, encoded by the coding sequence ATGGCCAAACCTTCCAAGTTCTCCTCTGTAGAAAAGGATGCAGTCTTCATCTATTCGGATGATCTATTAAACTATCGTTTCTCAGAAGATCACCCATTTAATCAGAAAAGGCTGCAGCTTACACTGGATTTATTAAAGTTTTCAGGTGCCATCTCTGAATCGGACATTGTCCCGCCCCGTCTTGCTACTGATGAAGAACTGAACCTGATTCACGATATGTCTTATATCGAAGCAGTCAAGATGGCTGGCAGGGGTGAATTATCAAGGGAAAAAGCAGAGAATTTCGGTCTTGGCACAGAAGACACGCCTATATTTAAAGATATGCACGAAGCCAGCGCAAGACTTGTTGGAGGCACTTTGACAGCAGTAGATCTTGTGATGGAAGGAAAAGCTTTACATGCATTGAATCTTGGTGGAGGATTGCACCACGGTTTCAGAGGAAAAGCTTCTGGATTTTGTATTTATAATGACAGCTCAGTGGCAATCAGGTATATGCAGGAGAAATATAATGCCAGAGTGCTATATATCGATACAGATGCGCATCATGGTGACGGTGTACAATGGTCTTTTTACGATGATCCCACCTCCTGTACATTGTCTTTACATGAGACCGGACGTTACCTGTTCCCCGGCACAGGCGCCGTAAATGAGCGCGGTCATGGAAAAGGCTACGGTTATTCTTTTAATATCCCGCTTGATGCTTTTACAGAAGATGAATCTTTTCTCGAAGCATATGAGCGATCTTTCAGGGAAGTCATTGAATTCTTTAAGCCTGATGTGATCCTGACACAAAATGGTGCTGATGCCCATTGTTTGGACCCACTGACGCATTTATCTTCTACGATGAGAATTTATGAGGAAATTCCAAAGCTTGCTCATGAACTTGCACATAAGTATTGCGATGGAAAATGGATCGCAGTTGGCGGTGGCGGCTATGATATCTGGCGCGTCGTTCCGAGGGCATGGTCACGCATCTGGATGGAAATGACCGGAAAATACCCTGAATCAGGAGACCTTCCTGAAGAATGGCTTGATAAATGGCAACTCTCATCACCCGTTCCATTGATTAAAACATGGCATGATCCTGAAGGTATCTATCAGGGGATTCCGCGCAAAAAAGAAATCACTGAGAAAAATGCACAGACAGTAGAGAAAGCATTATACCCTATCCAAAAATCAAAGAAAATTTGA
- the ccpA gene encoding catabolite control protein A, which yields MNITIYDVAREANVSMATVSRVVNGNPNVKPATRKKVLEVIERLGYRPNAVARGLASKKTTTVGVIIPDISNIFFAELARGIEDIATMYKYNIILSNSDQNEEKELHLLNTMLGKQVDGIVFMGGRITEEHVAEFQRSPVPIVIAGSVEETNQTPSVNIDYYQASVDAVTSLIEKGHKDVAFVSGPFHDTINRSMKLEGYKAALENNGLTYSEDFVFEGDYTYDSGLDAWAKLRELDHKPTAIFVGNDEMALGVVHGAQDEGLNIPEDVEVMSFDNTKLALMVRPQLTSVVQPLYDIGAVAMRLLTKLMNKESIDDQTVVLPHRIEERQSTK from the coding sequence ATGAACATTACAATTTATGATGTAGCACGAGAAGCAAACGTCTCGATGGCGACTGTTTCCCGTGTAGTAAATGGAAATCCGAATGTAAAACCTGCAACAAGAAAAAAGGTGCTTGAAGTAATCGAGCGTCTGGGCTACCGTCCTAACGCAGTGGCACGCGGTCTTGCAAGTAAGAAAACAACAACAGTCGGCGTGATTATCCCGGATATTTCAAATATCTTTTTCGCTGAACTTGCCCGTGGTATTGAAGACATTGCGACAATGTATAAATACAACATTATCCTGAGTAACTCAGATCAGAATGAGGAAAAGGAATTGCACCTGCTGAACACAATGCTTGGTAAACAGGTGGATGGCATTGTCTTCATGGGCGGACGTATTACAGAAGAGCACGTAGCTGAATTTCAGCGCTCACCTGTACCGATCGTGATTGCAGGCTCAGTGGAAGAAACGAATCAGACACCGTCAGTTAATATTGATTATTATCAAGCTTCAGTGGATGCTGTTACCTCTCTGATTGAAAAAGGTCACAAGGATGTTGCATTTGTCAGCGGACCATTCCATGACACAATCAACCGTTCCATGAAGCTTGAAGGATACAAAGCTGCACTTGAAAACAACGGACTTACTTATAGTGAAGATTTCGTATTTGAAGGTGACTATACTTATGACAGCGGGCTGGATGCATGGGCAAAGCTGCGTGAACTGGATCACAAGCCGACTGCTATTTTCGTTGGTAATGATGAGATGGCTCTGGGTGTTGTTCATGGTGCCCAGGACGAAGGTTTGAATATTCCTGAGGACGTGGAAGTGATGAGCTTTGATAATACAAAGCTTGCACTGATGGTACGCCCGCAGCTGACATCAGTCGTGCAGCCGCTTTATGATATTGGTGCAGTAGCCATGCGTCTGTTAACGAAGCTGATGAATAAAGAATCAATTGACGATCAGACTGTTGTACTTCCTCACAGAATTGAAGAGAGACAATCAACAAAATAA
- a CDS encoding bifunctional 3-deoxy-7-phosphoheptulonate synthase/chorismate mutase, translating to MTNVELDQLRKKVDEMNLQLLELINQRAETVQEIGRVKEKQGMNRFEPVRERAMLDLLKEHNKGPFLNSTIEHIFKEIFKAGLELQKDDHRKALLVSRKKKNEDTVVTLKGESIGNGTPQFIFGPCAVESFEQVDAVAEQMKAKGLKLLRGGAYKPRTSPYDFQGLGLEGLQILKQVADKHDLAVISEIVNPAHIEEAADYIDVIQIGARNMQNFELLKAAGASKKPVLLKRGLSATIDEFVNAAEYIMAQGNDKIILCERGIRTYEKATRNTLDISAVPILKQETHLPVFVDVTHSTGRRDLLLPTAKAALAVGADGVMAEVHPDPAVALSDSAQQMNFEQFDSFWNAIQEYLGVHAK from the coding sequence ATGACAAATGTTGAATTAGACCAGCTTAGAAAGAAAGTAGATGAGATGAACCTTCAGCTGCTTGAACTGATTAATCAGCGTGCAGAAACTGTTCAGGAAATTGGACGTGTAAAAGAAAAGCAGGGAATGAACCGATTTGAACCTGTTCGTGAGCGGGCAATGCTTGATCTCCTGAAGGAGCATAACAAAGGTCCATTTTTGAATTCTACCATTGAGCATATTTTTAAAGAGATCTTTAAGGCAGGACTTGAATTACAAAAAGACGATCACCGTAAAGCGCTGCTTGTATCCCGTAAGAAGAAAAATGAGGATACAGTTGTAACGCTGAAAGGTGAAAGTATCGGTAATGGTACGCCTCAATTTATCTTCGGACCATGTGCGGTAGAATCATTTGAACAGGTTGATGCTGTTGCTGAGCAGATGAAAGCGAAGGGACTTAAACTGCTTCGTGGCGGAGCCTACAAGCCTAGAACGTCTCCATACGACTTCCAGGGACTTGGACTTGAAGGTCTTCAGATTCTTAAGCAGGTAGCAGATAAGCATGATCTTGCAGTGATCAGTGAAATTGTAAACCCTGCTCATATTGAAGAAGCAGCAGATTACATTGATGTAATCCAGATCGGTGCACGTAACATGCAGAACTTTGAACTGTTAAAAGCAGCAGGTGCATCTAAGAAGCCTGTCCTGCTGAAGCGCGGATTATCTGCAACAATTGATGAATTTGTCAATGCTGCTGAATATATTATGGCTCAGGGTAACGATAAGATTATCCTTTGTGAACGTGGTATCCGTACGTATGAAAAAGCGACAAGAAACACACTTGATATTTCTGCAGTGCCAATCCTGAAGCAGGAAACACATTTACCGGTATTCGTAGATGTTACACATTCTACAGGCCGTCGTGATCTGTTACTGCCAACGGCTAAGGCAGCACTTGCTGTAGGAGCTGACGGTGTCATGGCAGAAGTGCATCCTGATCCGGCAGTTGCTTTATCAGATTCTGCCCAGCAGATGAACTTCGAGCAGTTTGACAGCTTCTGGAATGCAATTCAGGAATACCTGGGTGTACATGCTAAATAA
- a CDS encoding GNAT family N-acetyltransferase: MDHPKLYNAKELKTAKGAIMIEGPVSKDQLASMEFHEDLVAFRVPDQQHKALIEIAGLPEGRIIIARDHNTIVGYVTYLYPDPLERWSQGKMDNLIELGAIEVIPKYRGASVGKNLLRVSMMDDAMEDYIVITTEYYWHWDLKGTGLNVWDYRKVMEKMMNAGGLEYYATDDPEISSHPANCLMARIGKRVDPESIQKFDQLRFMNRFMY, translated from the coding sequence ATGGACCATCCAAAACTTTATAATGCGAAAGAACTGAAAACAGCTAAAGGTGCAATTATGATAGAAGGTCCTGTATCTAAAGACCAGCTTGCATCGATGGAATTTCATGAGGATCTTGTCGCTTTCCGTGTACCGGATCAGCAGCATAAAGCGCTGATTGAAATTGCAGGACTACCTGAAGGCAGAATTATCATCGCCAGAGATCACAATACGATTGTCGGCTATGTAACTTATTTGTATCCTGATCCGCTTGAACGGTGGTCTCAGGGAAAAATGGATAACCTGATAGAGCTTGGAGCCATTGAAGTGATTCCAAAATACCGCGGTGCTTCTGTCGGTAAAAATCTGCTGCGCGTATCCATGATGGATGATGCAATGGAAGATTATATTGTGATTACGACTGAGTATTACTGGCACTGGGATTTAAAAGGAACAGGACTGAATGTGTGGGATTACCGAAAAGTAATGGAAAAAATGATGAATGCCGGCGGGCTTGAATATTATGCGACGGATGACCCTGAAATCAGCTCTCATCCTGCTAACTGCCTTATGGCCAGGATCGGGAAACGCGTGGATCCTGAATCTATTCAGAAATTCGACCAGCTCAGATTCATGAATCGATTTATGTACTAG
- a CDS encoding acetoin utilization AcuB family protein, with protein sequence MIIEDMMVRDVHTLAPDATLNEAIELMSKEKVRHLPVTDVTGRVVGIITDRDIKEFSPSPFQTADSKQLYETKLLDIMTTPVITGHPLDFVEEVAVLFMEEKIGCLPIVSEDKLVGMITETDILHTLVQLTGATQPGSQIEVKVPNKQGMLYEVAGIIRKNHSNIHSVLVYPDRHDEKYKVLVFRVQTMNPMSVIEDLREEGHEVLWPNLPSSPL encoded by the coding sequence GTGATCATTGAAGATATGATGGTGCGTGATGTACATACACTTGCACCGGACGCTACACTGAATGAAGCGATAGAACTGATGAGTAAGGAAAAAGTCCGTCATCTGCCTGTGACAGATGTGACCGGAAGAGTTGTAGGTATTATCACTGATCGGGATATAAAAGAGTTCTCACCCTCCCCTTTTCAGACAGCCGACAGTAAGCAGCTTTACGAAACCAAACTGCTCGATATTATGACAACACCTGTCATAACCGGACACCCGCTGGATTTTGTTGAAGAAGTAGCTGTATTGTTCATGGAAGAAAAAATCGGATGTCTGCCAATTGTCAGTGAAGACAAGCTTGTAGGGATGATTACTGAAACAGACATTCTTCATACACTTGTCCAATTAACAGGCGCAACGCAACCAGGTTCTCAAATCGAAGTAAAGGTGCCTAACAAGCAGGGGATGCTGTATGAAGTGGCTGGCATTATCCGTAAAAACCATTCAAATATCCATTCAGTGCTCGTATACCCTGACCGGCATGATGAAAAATATAAAGTTTTAGTATTCCGCGTACAAACAATGAATCCAATGTCCGTCATTGAAGACTTACGCGAAGAAGGGCATGAAGTATTATGGCCAAACCTTCCAAGTTCTCCTCTGTAG
- a CDS encoding MotA/TolQ/ExbB proton channel family protein encodes MKRFDALTPVGVIAGIILIAGAIAWNSGSDGFSFFFHLPSLLIVLGGVFAALTVTFPLSELKRILIVMFQAFKQQPSDVKEVVSLFVRLAEIARREGLLSLERELEEIKDPFMRKGVYLAIDGVESESITDILEAEIQSLEERHKRNRRMIEKAGDYAPAWGMLGTLIGLVLMLQELNDPSAIGPNMAIALLTTFYGVLLANLVFHPIASKLAQKTEKEIFMKQAMLDGVIGVHHGQNPRVLEEQLSVYLSESDRVIPQIKEAKTDGRA; translated from the coding sequence ATGAAACGTTTTGATGCTTTAACACCGGTTGGCGTGATAGCGGGGATCATTCTAATTGCTGGTGCGATTGCCTGGAATAGCGGATCTGACGGCTTTTCTTTCTTCTTTCATCTGCCTTCACTACTGATCGTACTCGGCGGTGTGTTTGCAGCATTAACAGTTACTTTTCCTTTAAGTGAACTAAAAAGAATCCTGATTGTGATGTTTCAGGCTTTTAAACAGCAGCCATCTGACGTAAAAGAGGTCGTCAGCCTTTTCGTCAGGCTTGCCGAGATTGCAAGGCGTGAAGGGCTGCTGTCACTGGAGAGAGAGCTTGAAGAGATCAAAGATCCATTTATGAGAAAAGGGGTCTACCTTGCGATAGATGGTGTGGAAAGTGAGTCCATTACAGATATTCTTGAGGCTGAGATCCAGTCACTTGAAGAAAGACATAAACGCAATAGAAGGATGATTGAAAAGGCCGGGGACTATGCACCTGCGTGGGGAATGCTTGGCACACTGATCGGACTTGTCCTGATGCTGCAGGAATTAAATGACCCTTCAGCCATCGGACCGAATATGGCCATTGCGCTATTAACGACTTTCTATGGTGTGCTGCTTGCTAACCTGGTATTTCATCCAATCGCAAGTAAGCTTGCCCAGAAGACAGAGAAAGAAATCTTTATGAAGCAGGCAATGCTAGACGGGGTGATCGGTGTCCATCACGGTCAGAACCCAAGGGTGCTTGAGGAGCAATTATCTGTTTATCTGTCTGAGTCTGATCGTGTGATACCACAGATAAAAGAGGCGAAAACAGATGGCAGGGCGTAA
- the acsA gene encoding acetate--CoA ligase yields the protein MKLEALPSVKGDYNLQNYESAVESFDWSEVEKEFSWHHTGKINMAYEAIDRHAEGDKKNKIALYYRDAKRNEKYTFREMKEMTNKAANVLKSQADIEKGDRVFIFMPRSPELYFALLGALKIGAIVGPLFEAFMEGAVRDRLEDSDAKAIITTPELLERIPVDELPNLKHVLVIGDNVKEDGKYIDFNQHFKDAGRSFDIEWLEQDDGLILHYTSGSTGKPKGVLHVQRAMLQHYQTAKWVLDLKDNDIYWCTADPGWVTGTSYGIFGPWLTGTTSVIVGGRFSPEAWYQMLEDYEVTVWYSAPTAFRMLMGAGDELVKKYDLSNLRHVLSVGEPLNPEVIRWGMKVFNHRIHDTWWMTETGGQMICNYPAMEIRPGSMGKPVPGIEAAIVDDQGNELPANRMGNLALKKGWPSMMHTIWNNKEKYESYFMPGDWYVSGDSAYQDEDGYFWFQGRIDDVIMTSGERVGPFEVESKLVEHPAIAEAGVIGKPDPVRGEIIKAFIALREGYEASDELKEEIRQHVKKGLSAHAAPREIEFKDKLPKTRSGKIMRRVLKAWELDLPTGDLSTMED from the coding sequence ATGAAATTGGAAGCGCTACCATCAGTTAAAGGAGACTATAATCTTCAAAACTATGAATCTGCAGTTGAATCATTTGACTGGAGTGAGGTAGAAAAGGAATTTTCATGGCATCATACAGGCAAGATCAATATGGCGTATGAAGCAATCGACCGTCATGCCGAAGGGGATAAAAAGAATAAGATTGCATTGTATTACCGCGATGCAAAACGTAATGAGAAATATACGTTCAGAGAAATGAAAGAAATGACGAATAAAGCAGCCAATGTGCTGAAAAGCCAGGCGGATATTGAAAAAGGAGACAGAGTCTTTATTTTTATGCCACGATCTCCTGAGCTCTACTTTGCATTATTAGGTGCACTGAAAATCGGCGCAATTGTAGGTCCGTTATTTGAAGCATTTATGGAAGGTGCAGTAAGAGACCGCCTTGAGGATAGTGATGCGAAAGCGATCATTACAACACCTGAACTGCTTGAAAGAATTCCGGTGGATGAACTGCCAAACTTAAAGCACGTTCTTGTTATTGGGGACAATGTCAAAGAAGATGGCAAGTATATCGACTTCAACCAGCACTTCAAAGATGCAGGCCGGTCTTTTGATATTGAATGGCTTGAACAGGATGATGGATTAATTCTTCACTATACATCAGGTTCAACAGGCAAGCCTAAAGGGGTTCTGCATGTACAGCGTGCAATGCTGCAGCATTATCAGACGGCTAAATGGGTGCTTGATCTGAAAGACAATGATATTTACTGGTGTACAGCTGATCCTGGGTGGGTGACAGGTACATCATATGGAATCTTTGGCCCGTGGCTGACTGGGACGACATCTGTCATCGTCGGTGGCCGCTTCAGTCCTGAAGCATGGTATCAGATGCTTGAGGATTACGAAGTAACAGTATGGTACAGTGCACCAACAGCATTCCGCATGCTGATGGGGGCAGGTGACGAGCTGGTTAAGAAATATGACCTGTCAAACCTCCGCCATGTACTAAGTGTAGGTGAGCCGCTTAACCCTGAGGTAATCAGATGGGGTATGAAGGTATTTAACCACCGCATCCATGATACCTGGTGGATGACTGAAACCGGCGGACAGATGATCTGTAATTATCCTGCGATGGAAATCCGTCCAGGCTCTATGGGTAAACCTGTACCAGGCATTGAAGCAGCGATTGTAGATGATCAGGGGAATGAGCTCCCGGCAAACCGCATGGGGAACCTGGCATTAAAAAAGGGCTGGCCATCTATGATGCATACGATCTGGAATAATAAAGAGAAATACGAATCTTATTTTATGCCGGGTGACTGGTATGTATCAGGGGATTCTGCTTATCAGGATGAAGATGGTTACTTCTGGTTCCAGGGCAGAATTGATGATGTCATTATGACTTCAGGAGAGCGTGTTGGACCATTCGAAGTAGAAAGTAAGCTTGTAGAACATCCGGCAATCGCTGAAGCAGGTGTAATCGGAAAACCTGATCCTGTTCGCGGTGAAATTATTAAAGCATTTATCGCACTCCGTGAAGGTTATGAAGCAAGCGATGAATTGAAAGAAGAAATCAGACAGCACGTAAAGAAAGGTCTTTCAGCGCATGCAGCGCCAAGAGAGATTGAATTCAAAGATAAGCTGCCGAAAACACGAAGCGGTAAGATTATGCGACGCGTATTAAAAGCATGGGAGCTTGATCTGCCTACTGGTGATTTGTCTACAATGGAAGACTGA
- a CDS encoding transglycosylase domain-containing protein, which yields MSDQNKSFRERIAGWSEASSRIGLPRKLHTSYQVFWNLLLLLMIFIVIGAAFAGGVGAGYFASLVKDEEVLSQESLEQNIYNYTETSDLYFANDVYLGKIRTDLERDEVALEDVSPMLIDAVIATEDEYFMEHDGVVPKAIMRAIFQEVTNAANQTGGSTLTQQLIKNQVLTNEVSFDRKAKEILLALRVERFFEKDEILEAYLNVADMGRNASGRNIAGVQTAAQGLFGVNASELTLPQAAFIAGLPQAPFGYTPFTNGGELKEEAGLQPGKERKNEVLSRMLRDGAITQEEHDEAVAYDLTQDFVEPSSGALERYPYVTEELERRAQDILMYMLAEKDGYSDEQVDASQTLSEKYSVIAARDMRQNGYQIHSTIDKEVYDKMEEVKNNYTRFDGEREGEEWDAEEGRFVPVMEQEQVGTVLMENATGKIISFTGGRDHERNSINHATRSFRSTGSTIKPLAVYAPAIEYGLIGAGSPLADVAFTGPGGWSPENFVAGREYGLVPARTALAASHNLSAARLYGRMLQSGYTPGEFFEVIDPEKVEEEEYGYGAFSLGGQSQGVTVEENVSAYAAIANYGQYNEPYMIEKIIDRDGNVVFEHETAPKEMFSPATSYVTIDMMRDTLTSIGSGRTAPGYLNFSTDWAGKSGTSQFTWDNWFIASNPEITFGLWLGYDTPKSLRDQSSVRAINLWAFMMNGVNEIRTDMIDPDYSFQQPEGVVSRSFCTFTGLPAGQACSAAGLVTSDLFTTAWSPSGEEAGLETSKYVTRNGERYIALDSTPDEFSSTGAILSPDFAESMLFPYGGDASKLFPEDNNFFDNMLVADNKLEDDGSNPSAVTASASGDTVSWTNSGSGDVVGYRIYSGSRKVTISQFDDDNSATLPSGTYEVVAVDVAGKESARSNEVRIGAEPDPEPAESEEPEDNSNANAGNGNSSGSTPPAEEEPPAEEEPPAEEEPPAEEEPPAEEEPPAEEEPPAEEEPPAEEEPPGDGDEG from the coding sequence TTGTCAGACCAAAATAAATCATTTCGTGAGCGGATCGCCGGATGGAGCGAAGCCTCAAGCCGGATCGGATTGCCGCGAAAACTGCATACGTCGTACCAGGTTTTTTGGAATTTATTATTATTACTGATGATATTCATTGTAATAGGTGCTGCATTTGCCGGCGGTGTCGGTGCAGGATATTTTGCTTCTCTTGTAAAAGATGAAGAAGTATTGTCTCAGGAGTCACTTGAACAAAATATTTATAACTATACCGAAACATCTGATTTATATTTTGCAAATGATGTCTATCTTGGAAAGATCAGGACGGATCTTGAAAGAGACGAAGTTGCACTAGAAGATGTTTCACCAATGCTGATTGATGCAGTCATCGCAACTGAAGATGAATATTTTATGGAGCATGATGGTGTTGTACCAAAAGCAATCATGCGTGCGATTTTTCAGGAAGTGACAAACGCTGCGAATCAGACAGGTGGCAGTACGTTAACGCAACAGCTGATTAAAAATCAGGTGTTAACGAATGAGGTTTCTTTTGACCGTAAAGCAAAAGAAATTCTTTTGGCACTCAGGGTTGAAAGGTTCTTTGAAAAAGATGAGATTCTGGAAGCTTATCTGAATGTTGCTGATATGGGAAGAAACGCTTCCGGCCGTAATATTGCCGGTGTTCAGACAGCTGCACAAGGTCTGTTTGGTGTAAACGCAAGTGAATTAACACTGCCACAGGCTGCTTTCATCGCTGGACTTCCTCAGGCACCATTTGGTTATACTCCATTTACAAATGGTGGAGAGTTGAAGGAAGAAGCGGGTCTTCAGCCTGGAAAAGAACGTAAAAACGAAGTGCTTTCCAGAATGCTCAGAGATGGTGCGATTACACAGGAAGAGCATGATGAAGCCGTAGCTTATGATCTGACACAGGATTTTGTTGAACCGAGCTCAGGCGCACTGGAGCGTTATCCTTATGTAACGGAAGAACTGGAGCGTCGTGCACAGGATATCCTGATGTATATGCTTGCTGAGAAAGATGGCTATTCTGACGAACAGGTTGATGCAAGCCAGACACTTTCAGAAAAATATTCTGTTATAGCTGCGAGAGATATGCGTCAGAACGGTTACCAGATTCACTCAACAATTGATAAAGAAGTTTACGACAAGATGGAAGAAGTTAAAAATAATTACACCCGTTTTGATGGCGAAAGAGAAGGCGAAGAATGGGATGCTGAAGAAGGACGCTTTGTACCTGTAATGGAACAGGAACAGGTTGGAACAGTGCTCATGGAAAATGCGACTGGTAAGATTATCAGCTTTACAGGCGGTCGTGACCATGAAAGAAACAGTATTAATCACGCTACCCGATCATTTAGATCGACAGGTTCTACAATTAAACCTTTAGCTGTGTATGCCCCAGCTATCGAATATGGATTGATAGGTGCAGGTTCACCATTAGCCGATGTTGCCTTTACAGGTCCTGGTGGATGGTCACCTGAAAACTTTGTGGCGGGAAGAGAATACGGATTAGTTCCAGCTCGAACAGCACTTGCTGCATCTCATAACCTTTCTGCTGCAAGACTATATGGCAGAATGTTACAGTCCGGCTATACTCCAGGAGAATTTTTTGAAGTAATTGATCCTGAGAAAGTTGAAGAAGAAGAATATGGGTATGGTGCATTCTCTCTTGGTGGACAGAGTCAAGGTGTAACCGTTGAAGAAAACGTATCTGCATATGCTGCTATAGCAAATTATGGTCAGTACAACGAACCATATATGATTGAAAAAATTATCGATAGAGACGGTAATGTGGTATTTGAACATGAAACAGCACCAAAAGAAATGTTCTCTCCAGCCACTTCATATGTAACAATTGACATGATGAGAGATACGCTTACTTCGATTGGATCCGGAAGAACTGCACCAGGCTACTTGAACTTTTCAACTGACTGGGCAGGAAAATCTGGAACGTCACAGTTTACCTGGGATAACTGGTTTATCGCTTCAAACCCTGAAATTACATTTGGTTTGTGGCTTGGTTATGATACGCCTAAGTCTCTCAGAGATCAAAGCTCAGTCCGTGCAATTAATCTCTGGGCATTCATGATGAATGGTGTAAATGAAATCAGGACGGACATGATTGATCCTGACTACAGCTTCCAGCAGCCTGAGGGCGTTGTAAGCCGTTCATTCTGTACATTCACAGGTCTGCCTGCAGGTCAGGCATGTTCTGCTGCAGGACTTGTCACCTCTGATTTATTTACAACTGCATGGAGTCCATCAGGTGAAGAAGCCGGACTTGAGACATCTAAATACGTTACAAGAAACGGCGAACGCTATATTGCCCTTGATTCCACACCGGATGAATTTTCATCAACCGGTGCGATCCTGAGCCCTGATTTTGCTGAATCCATGTTATTCCCTTATGGCGGAGATGCTTCAAAGCTATTCCCAGAGGATAACAACTTCTTCGATAATATGCTTGTAGCAGATAATAAACTTGAAGACGACGGCTCAAATCCATCAGCGGTTACAGCCAGCGCTTCAGGAGATACTGTCAGCTGGACAAATTCCGGCAGTGGAGACGTTGTTGGGTACCGCATCTATTCCGGCTCACGCAAAGTCACAATCAGTCAATTTGATGATGATAATTCTGCAACACTTCCTTCAGGCACATATGAAGTTGTAGCAGTAGATGTTGCGGGTAAAGAATCAGCAAGGTCCAATGAAGTACGAATTGGTGCTGAACCTGATCCTGAACCGGCAGAATCGGAAGAACCCGAAGATAACAGTAATGCCAATGCCGGTAATGGCAACAGCAGTGGAAGCACACCTCCTGCCGAGGAAGAACCTCCGGCAGAAGAGGAACCACCTGCTGAAGAAGAACCTCCTGCCGAAGAAGAGCCTCCTGCCGAAGAAGAGCCTCCTGCCGAGGAAGAACCTCCTGCTGAGGAAGAGCCTCCTGCTGAGGAAGAGCCTCCAGGCGATGGTGATGAAGGATAA